The DNA segment TCACGTCCCACTTGTCGCAGATCTCCAGGAACCGGTCCACCTTCTCCGGCTCCACGACCGCGCACATGCGTTCCTGCGACTCGCTCATGAGGATCTCCTCGGGCGAGAGCGTGGAGTCGCGCAGCGGAACGTCGTCCAGGGTGACGCTCATGCCGCCGGAGCCGTTGGACGCCAGCTCGCTGGTGGCGCAGGACAGGCCGGCCGCGCCGAGGTCCTGCATGCCGACGACCAGCTTCTCGGCGAACGCCTCCAGGGTGCACTCGATGAGCAGCTTCTCCTGGAACGGGTCGCCGACCTGGACGGCGGGGCGCTTGGAGGGCTTCGCGTCATCGAAGGTCTCGGAGGCGAGGATCGACGCGCCACCGATGCCGTCGCCGCCGGTCCTGGCGCCGTACAGGATGACCTTGTTGCCGGCGCCGGAGGCCTTGGCGAGGTGGATGTCCTCGTGCCGCATCACGCCGATCGCTCCGGCGTTCACCAGCGGGTTGCCCTGGTAGCAGGCGTCGAAGACGGTCTCGCCGCCGATGTTGGGCAGGCCGAGGCAGTTGCCGTACCCGCCGATGCCGGCGACCACGCCGGGCAGCACCCGCTTGGTGTCGGGGTGGTCGGCCGCGCCGAACCGCAGCGGGTCGACGACGGCGACCGGGCGGGCGCCCATCGCGATGATGTCGCGGACGATGCCGCCGACGCCCGTGGCGGCGCCCTGGTAGGGCTCCACGTAGGACGGGTGGTTGTGGGACTCCACCTTGAACGTGACGGCGTAGCCCTGGCCGATGTCGACCACGCCGGCGTTCTCGCCTATCCCGACCAGCAGCGCGTCCGTCCGGGGGGCCTTCTCGCCGAACTGGCGCAGGTGCTTCTTGGAGGACTTGTAGCTGCAGTGTTCGGACCACATCACCGAGTACATGGCCAGCTCGGCGCCGGTGGGCCGGCGGCCGAGGACCTCGCGGACCCGCTCGTACTCGTCCTTCTTGAGGCCGAGTTCGGCCCAGGGCTGCTCGACGTCGGGGGTCGCGGCGGCGTGCTCGACGGTGTCCAGCCTCGACGGGGCGGCGGGCTTCGACGGGGCGGCGGACGGGGCCGCGCCGGGGCCTCCCGCCCCGGAGGATCCGGCCCCGGAGGGGGTGGGGCTCATGCGAGGGCGCCTTCCATGACGGTCCTGAGGATCGAGGTGAAGAACGGCAGGCCGTCGGTGCGGCCGGTGCCGACGAGCGGGTCCGTGGCGTGCTCCGGGTGCGGCATCAGGCCGACGACGTTGCCCTCGGCGTTGCAGATGCCGGCGATGCGGCGCAGCGAGCCGTTCGGGCTGCCGGCCTCGGTGGGCGGGTAGACGGACGTCCCGGGGGCCCGGCGGGCGGCGGAGGCCGCGGCGGTGTCCGGGCCCGAGGCGGCGGAGTCGTCCTGCGCGCCGGCGTAGCGGAAGACGACGCGCCCCTCGGCCTCCAGCATGTCGAGGGTGTGCTCGTCGGCGACGTAGCGCCCGTCCATGTTCTTCAGCGGGATGTGGATCTCCTGGCCCGCCTGGTAGTCGGCCGTCCAGGCCGTCTTCGCGTTCTCCACGCGCAGCTTCTGGTCGCGGCAGATGAAGTGCAGGTGGTCGTTGCCGAGCATGGCGCCGGGCAGCAGGTGGGCCTCGGTGAGCACCTGGAAGCCGTTGCAGATGCCGAGGACCGGCATGCCCTCGCGGGCGCGCTCGACGATCGTCTCCATCACCGGCGAGAACCGGGAGATCGAGCCCGCGCGCAGGTAGTCGCCGTACGAGAAGCCGCCCGGCAGGACCACCGCGTCGGCCTGGCCCAGGTTCCTGTCCTTGTGCCAGAGCGGCACCGGCTCGGCCCCGGCGAGCCGGATCGCCCGCTGGGTGTCCCGGTCGTCGAGGCTGCCCGGGAAGGTGACGACGCCGATCCGGACGTTCCGGCCGATCCCGGCGTCCCGGGCGGGGCCGGGGCCGGCGGCCGTGGCGGCGCCGGCGGACGGGTGCACGGTCACTTCTCGGCCCCCGCGGTGGCGGCCGGCGCCGCGGACCCGGTACCGCCGGAGGCTCCCGCGGCGTCCTCGACCTTGACGTCGAAGTTCTCGATCACGGTGTTGGCGAGGAAGGATTCCGCGAGATCGCGGATGCGGGCGAGCGCGGCCTCGTCGACGGGGCCTTCGACTTCGAGTTCGAACCTCTTTCCCTGGCGGACATCGGAGATGCCCTCGAAGCCGAGGCGCGGCAACGCACGCTGGACGGCCTGTCCCTGAGGGTCGAGGATCTCGGGCTTGAGCATGACGTCGACTACGACGCGTGCCACTGGCACTCCCGGGTGTGTGGGGCTGAGCAGGCAACGTCTTCAGACTACCGGGAGAGAATTTCTACGCGGGTAGAATCCTAGTTACCCACAGGAAACATGAGGTACCCCACAGCGGTCGGAAGCGCGCTCCCACGGCCCGAGAAGGCGCCTGACCTGCTGCGCGCCACCCATGCGCCACCCACACCCGGCGGAGTCGGGACCACCGCTTCACCAAAAATTCCGGGAAAAATCGCAGATCCACAATGAACCTGGACACGCTGAGCGTTTTTGCTGGACTTCCCAATTCCTTACCGCGCACTGTACAAAGGAAAAGGCATTAGCCGAAACATTGCCCCAAGTAGCCGGACAGTCGCCATCACCGCACGTCAAGGCAGTGATGTCGCACGAAGGGACCGATATTCGTGGCGCAGCGTGTTGTGGTCACCCTCTACGACGACATTGACGGAGGGGAAGCGGTGGAAACCATCGCCTTCGGCCTGGACGGCAAGTCGTACGAGATCGACCTCAATCCAGCCAATGCCAAGAAACTGCGTAAGGCCCTGGCCCCGTACATGCACGCCGGCCGCAAGGCCGCACGGGCCGCGAAGCACCCGGCCAAGGTGCTGAAGTACACCTCGCTGACCGCGGACCCCGCGGCCGTCCGCGCCTGGGCCCGCTCGCACCGGATGGAGGTTCCGCCGCGCGGGCGGATCCCCAAGAAGGTGTACGAGGCGTTCGAGGCGGCGAATTAGTCCGGAGGGTCCGTTCCCGGTGGCCCGCTCCGCGGTGCCCGGCGGTCCCCCGCGATCCCCGGTCGTCCGCCCACTCTGACCGCCCTGCGGTCCCTGGTGGGCCTCTGCGGCGTCCGGCGCGAGCGGGTGCCGGCGGTTGCCGGCGGGCATTGCGGAGGTCGGCGGGCGTTGTCGAGTGCCGGTACGCGTACGCGGGTGTGTGCTGCGGCCTGATCGATGCCGCTGGGGCCGATCGGCGCGGGCCGTGCGGCGCGTGTGGTGCGGGCCGTGCGGTGCGGCCTGTGCGGCCTGTGCGGTGTGGTCGCACCGCGCGGTCCGCGCGGTGCGCGACGAGTCGTCGGGGAACCGGCCGTGCCCGGATCGTCGCCCGCCCGGCGTACGAACTCGGTTGCCGCGTACGCCCGGTGGCCCGCGGTCCGGCGGCCTGGGCAGCCGGGCAATCGAGCGTCTACCGGCTCGACTTGCGCAGCACCCCGGCTGATCAGTTAGAGTCTGGGCACACCGAGGGCGAGCCCGGGGCCGGAAGGCCAGGGCGTTTTCCTCGGAGTGTCTTGCGGGTGTAGTTCAGTAGTAGAACACCCCCTTTCCAAGGGGGAGGCGCAGTGTGCAATTCCTGTCACCCGCTCTGCATCTCTACCAAGTACTCCGGATGGTCGGCGACCATCCGGACGAATCAGGTAGGCTGATGCCTGCACCGACCGGTGAGAGCCGGTCGGAGGCAATGCGGACGTAGCTCAGTTGGTAGAGCGCAACCTTGCCAAGGTTGAGGTCGCGAGTTCGAGCCTCGTCGTCCGCTCGGTCGAAACCCCGGTCCCGATGGGCCGGGGTTTCTTCGTGCGCACGCGTGCGCATACGCGCGCACGCACGCGGATGGCGAAGGCCGGTGAATGCGAGGCCGGCGCCGAGCAACGCGTGAGGCGCGCCTGTGGACGGGGCACCTGTGGACAGGCACGAGCGCCGAGAACCTGATGACCGTGGCACGAGCGCCGACAATCCGATGACGGTGGCACGGGCGTTGATGGTCCTGTGATCGATGTCACGGACGTGCGCGGCGGCTACGGCGGTCCAGGATCGGGGCCGAGAACCGGCATTCCGCTGCCCGTCCCGCCCCGGTGCGGGGTTGGGTATAGTGACCTGGCCGCAGTGCTCCTGATCCGGACACGGGCGCCGACGGGCCGGTGACCGGTCCCGTGGCGGGCGCGCGCGGCGCGTACGACCCAGCGGTCGTGTGCGGACGTAGCTCAGTTGGTAGAGCGCAACCTTGCCAAGGTTGAGGTCGCGAGTTCGAGCCTCGTCGTCCGCTCCACACAGAGCCCCCGGTGGCCAGGCCCCCGGGGGCTTGCGCGTGCCCGACTCCGGCGCCTCGCGGCCGGCGGGTGCCGGGACTGGCAGATACCGGCACGAACAGATACCGGTACGGGCGGATGCCGGTAGAGGCAGGTGCCGATACCGGCTCAGTCCCAGGACGTGCCGGTCAACCGCTCGTACGCCTCCGCGTACTTCGCCCGCGTCGCCGCGACCACGTGCTCCGGAAGCTCGGGCGGCGGCTGCTCGGCCGTCCGGTCCCAGCCGGAGTCGGGGGACGTCAGCCAGTCCCGTACGAACTGCTTGTCGTACGACGGCTGGGGCCGGCCGGGCTGCCACTGGTCCGCGGGCCAGAAGCGGGAGGAGTCCGGCGTCAGCACCTCGTCCGCGAGGACCAGCGTGTCCCCGTCGAAGCCGAACTCGAACTTGGTGTCCGCCAGGATGATCCCCCGGTCCCGCGCGATGTCCCGGGCCCGGCTGTACACCGCGAGCGTGGCCTGCCGGAGTTCGGCGGCGACGTCCGCGCCCACCTTGCGGGCCACTTCCTCGTACGACACGTTCTCGTCGTGCTCGCCGACGTCCGCCTTTGTGGCGGGCGTGAAGATGGGCGCGGGCAGTTCCGAGCCGTCCACCAGGCCCTCGGGCAGCGCCAGGCCGCAGACGGTCCTGGTCTGCCGGTACTCGGCCAGGCCCGAGCCCGTCAGGTAGCCGCGTGCCACGCACTCCACCGGCACCATCGCGAGGGACTTGCAGACCAGGGTCCGCCCCTCCCAGCCGGCCGGGGCGCCCGCGGGCAGGTCGGTGCTCAGCACGTGGTCGGGGACGAGGTCCGCGAACTTGTCGAACCACCACAGCGAGAGCCGGGTGAGGATCCGGCCCTTGTCCGGGATCTCCGTGGGCAGCACCCAGTCGAATGCGGAGATGCGGTCGCTGGCCACCATCACCAGGTCGCCCGCCACGTTCCGGTACAGATCGCGCACCTTTCCGGTGTGCAGATGCACCAGCCCCGGAATCTGCATCGGCTGCGGCTTGTCGACGAATCCGGACACGGTTCCTCCCCGAGGTTCTGTCCCAGTGCGACCAATTCTCCCGTATCGCACAAGCGGAATGCGGTGCGGGGGCCCCGGCGGTGCGATTTCCCGGCCGGTCAGAGCCCCGGCGCGCCGTCCCCCGCGTACCCCGCGCATGCGCCGTGAGTCCCGCGGGCGGTCTCGTCGACGGCCCCGGGTGACCGCCCCGGGCCCGCTCGCCCCACTGCTCAGTCCCGTTTGCAGATCCGATCGAGCAGGTTGGCCGTGGCCCGCTGCACGCGGGTGTCGACGTGGCCGGGGCGGTCCAGGGCGGGGGACCAGGCGAAGGTGCCGGAGGCGAAGACGAGCGCGCCGGACGGAGCCCGGTACAGGGACGTCTCCTGGTGGCGCCCGTTGCCTTCGGTGTCGAGGTAGGGGGAGTGGGCGAGCAGGATACGGCGCTGGTGGTCGGGCAGTGGCGCGCGAGGGAAGTAACGATCAGCCTCACCGGCGACGAGACCCGCCAGTTCGTCTCCCTCCTCGGCGCCGGTCGCCTCCCAGAGCCAGTGGTGGCCGTTGCGGACGATCAGCGGGTACGGCTCCGGGACGCGGCCCGCGTACTGGATGCCGAGCAGTTCCTGCTCGGGGCGGTCGATCTCCCGCCAGAGCGCGGGCCGGCCGGGGCCGCGGTTCTTCCGGCAGATCAGCAGCCGGTCGGGGGCCCCGGACGGGGAGGGGGCCAGCTCGACCTGCCAGTACATGGTGTTGGCGGACAGGAACACCAGCGACGTGCCGTGGTCGCGGGCGCGCTCGACGGCCCGGCGCATCGGCACGGACCAGTACTCGTCGTGTCCGGCGAACACCAGGCCCCGGTAGCGGCGGATGTCGACGCGGCCGGCGTGCAGGTCGCGGGTGTCGGCGTAGGCGAGGTCGTAGCCGTACCGCTCGGCCCAGCGGATGAAGTCGTACGAGTGGCCGACGTGCAGCGGCAGGCCGGCGCCCGCGTACGGCCGGTCGAAGGAGACCGTGACGGCCGCGTCCTTCTCGCCGAGCAGCCGGCCGTGCTCGTCCCAGGCGTGGTAGAGGCTGGCGCCGGTGTGGCCGTCCTCCGGGTAGAGGTTGTACGCCTGCCAGGTGATGTCCGGGAGGACCAGCAGCAGATCGGCCTCGCGGTTGTCGCGAACGGTGAACGGGACGTGCGAGCGGTAGCCGTCCGCGGTGGTGAGGACCGCCACGTACGCGCCGACGTTCCAGTAACTGGGGATCTGCAGGCGCCAGGAGAGCCACCAGTGGTGGCAGGAGACCGTGCGGTCGGCGGTGAGCGGCGCGGGCTGGACGATGCCGCAGATCCGCGGGCTGTTCGTGATCTTGGACGCGCCGTCGCCCGCGTAGTGCCCGATGCGGTAGACGTCCACGCTGAACTGCTGCGGCGGGTCGACGGTGACGTGGAAGTCGATCGCCTCCCCCGGCGCGGCCGCGCCCGGCGAGACGAAGCCCTTGATCTGGCGGTGCACGTCGTCGGCGGTGCGCAGGCCCGTCGCGGGGCGCTGGTGGGGGATCCCTGCGGCGCCCGGAGCCGGGGCGTGGTCGACGTACCAGGGGACGACGTGGCCGGTGTCGTCGAAGTAGCTCTCGCTGCCGCGCAGCCATGGCAGGGGCCCCTGGCCGAAGGGATCGGACACCGCATGCGCCAGCGCGCCCGACTCCCAGCGGCGGATCCGCCTCAACCCTTCCGTGCCCACCGTGCTCCCCTCCCTGCACACCCAGGCCCCGCCCCACGCCCACCCGGTGCGCGGCCCGGACCTCAGCACATCACACTACGCAGACAATCGCTCACGGTTCGTCGCGATCGGGGGCGACAAGAACCTCTTTCCGTACGGTTGACGTTATTGACCGCTAAACGAGGCGTACCGGCTTTTCGGGATGGACACCGATTCGAGTGAGCCAACCGCGCAATGGTTCGGGATCGCCGTCCTCGATCAGGCTCAGCACCCGGGGGGCGAGGTCGACGGCGCGGACCCCGCCGACCAGCAGGGCGGGGCCGTCGAGCCAGTCGAGGCCGGGGGTGGCGCCGGCGGTGTCCACGGCGGCGCAGCAGACCATGGCGGTGACGTGGTCCGCGAGGAGTTCCCGGGCGGTGCGGGGCGGTTGCATGGGGAAGAGGGGGAGCGCGCCGTCGTCCCAGAGCGCCTCGTCGGGGCGGCGCTGTTCGGACGCGCCCGGTGTTTCCGGGTGTTCTTCCAGGTGGGCGGCTTCTTCGCGGTCCAGCTCGGCGCTGAGTTCCGCGGCGAGCGCGGCGCCCCGGTGCTCGTGGGCGCCCCGGGTCCGGGGGGTGTGGGGGGCGGCGGCCGAGGGGGCTTGGGCGGGGCGGCCGGTGCCAGTGCCGGTGCTGTGGCTGGTGGCGGTGCTCATTCCGATGCCGGTGCTTTGGCCGGTGCCGGTGCCGGTGCCGGCGTCCGTGTCGCGATTCGTGCGGGTGGGGGTGCCTGTGCTGCCGGCGGTGCTGCCGGGGTCGGCGACGCCGCCGTCCCGGCCGGTGTGCGGGGGCGAGTCGGCTTCGTCTCCGTCGTGGGCCGCTCCGTCGCCTTCCTGAGAGGTGTGGTGGCGGGAGAGCGCGGTGGGGGCGGGCGATGCCGGGCGAGCGCCGGGCGCGTTGAAGCTTTCGCGGGCGTACCGGCGGCCTGCGGGGTCGGCTTCTGCGGGTCTGTCCGGAGCGTCGGGTCCGTCCAAGTCCTCGGGGGTCGCCGGGTCGTGGGCGCGGACGGTGCCGGGAACGGAGTCGGGGCCGTGGTTGGGCTCAGGGTCGAGGTCGAGGTCGGAGGTTCCGGGTCTCACTTCGGAGGGGTCCGGGGCTTCGGAGGTCTCGGCTCCGGTGGGTTCGCCTCCGGTGGACTCCGGGGCCGGGGCTCCCGGGAGCCCCGCGGCTCCCTCGGCTTCCCGGGTCTGCCGTGCC comes from the Streptomyces sp. TS71-3 genome and includes:
- a CDS encoding Lsr2 family protein; its protein translation is MAQRVVVTLYDDIDGGEAVETIAFGLDGKSYEIDLNPANAKKLRKALAPYMHAGRKAARAAKHPAKVLKYTSLTADPAAVRAWARSHRMEVPPRGRIPKKVYEAFEAAN
- a CDS encoding N,N-dimethylformamidase beta subunit family domain-containing protein, which produces MGTEGLRRIRRWESGALAHAVSDPFGQGPLPWLRGSESYFDDTGHVVPWYVDHAPAPGAAGIPHQRPATGLRTADDVHRQIKGFVSPGAAAPGEAIDFHVTVDPPQQFSVDVYRIGHYAGDGASKITNSPRICGIVQPAPLTADRTVSCHHWWLSWRLQIPSYWNVGAYVAVLTTADGYRSHVPFTVRDNREADLLLVLPDITWQAYNLYPEDGHTGASLYHAWDEHGRLLGEKDAAVTVSFDRPYAGAGLPLHVGHSYDFIRWAERYGYDLAYADTRDLHAGRVDIRRYRGLVFAGHDEYWSVPMRRAVERARDHGTSLVFLSANTMYWQVELAPSPSGAPDRLLICRKNRGPGRPALWREIDRPEQELLGIQYAGRVPEPYPLIVRNGHHWLWEATGAEEGDELAGLVAGEADRYFPRAPLPDHQRRILLAHSPYLDTEGNGRHQETSLYRAPSGALVFASGTFAWSPALDRPGHVDTRVQRATANLLDRICKRD
- a CDS encoding phosphoribosylaminoimidazolesuccinocarboxamide synthase, translated to MSGFVDKPQPMQIPGLVHLHTGKVRDLYRNVAGDLVMVASDRISAFDWVLPTEIPDKGRILTRLSLWWFDKFADLVPDHVLSTDLPAGAPAGWEGRTLVCKSLAMVPVECVARGYLTGSGLAEYRQTRTVCGLALPEGLVDGSELPAPIFTPATKADVGEHDENVSYEEVARKVGADVAAELRQATLAVYSRARDIARDRGIILADTKFEFGFDGDTLVLADEVLTPDSSRFWPADQWQPGRPQPSYDKQFVRDWLTSPDSGWDRTAEQPPPELPEHVVAATRAKYAEAYERLTGTSWD
- the purS gene encoding phosphoribosylformylglycinamidine synthase subunit PurS; this translates as MARVVVDVMLKPEILDPQGQAVQRALPRLGFEGISDVRQGKRFELEVEGPVDEAALARIRDLAESFLANTVIENFDVKVEDAAGASGGTGSAAPAATAGAEK
- the purQ gene encoding phosphoribosylformylglycinamidine synthase subunit PurQ, with the protein product MGRNVRIGVVTFPGSLDDRDTQRAIRLAGAEPVPLWHKDRNLGQADAVVLPGGFSYGDYLRAGSISRFSPVMETIVERAREGMPVLGICNGFQVLTEAHLLPGAMLGNDHLHFICRDQKLRVENAKTAWTADYQAGQEIHIPLKNMDGRYVADEHTLDMLEAEGRVVFRYAGAQDDSAASGPDTAAASAARRAPGTSVYPPTEAGSPNGSLRRIAGICNAEGNVVGLMPHPEHATDPLVGTGRTDGLPFFTSILRTVMEGALA